The Trueperaceae bacterium DNA window AGCCGTCCGTTGCGACGGGCGGTGGCGTCCGGCGACCAACACGTCGCGACCCGACGGCCACGCACGCCCGCGACGCCACGGTTCGATCGAGGAACGTATCTTGCTTACCTTCATTACCAGACGGCTGTTGATGCTCCCCGTCGTGTTCGTCGGGGTGACATTGGCCATCGTGCTGCTCATGCAGCTGCTATCGCCCTACCAGCGAGCCGCCGCCTACGTGCAGTCCGAGCAGCAGATCCGCAACATCGACGCGATCATCAAGGAGTTCGGGCTCGAGGACCCGTGGTACCAGCAGTACAGCCGCTGGGTCGGCCAGGTGTTCAAGGGCAACCTCGGCTACTCGCGCACGTCGCGTGAGCCCGTGCTCACCACGCTCAAGAAGCGCTTCCCCGTCACGCTCGAGCTGGCGCTCCTCGCCATCGCGCCGGTGCTGGGCGTTGGCATCTCGATGGGGACGGCGGCCGCCCTGAACCGCGACAAGGCCGTCGACCAGATCACGCGCGTGGTCTCGATCGTGGGCTGGTCCCTGCCCACCTTCGTGCTTGGCATCTGGCTGTTGGTAATATTCTACGGCTGGTTGGGGTGGTTCCAACCCGGCAGGGTGTCGACCGCCACGGCCGTCTCGCTGGCGGGCACGAGCTCTGGCTTCGCCAGCTACACCGGCATGCTCCTCATCGACTCGATCCTCAACTGGCGCTGGAACGTCTTCTGGGACGCCTTGCGTCACATGGTGCTGCCCGTGGTGACGCTGGCGGTCGTGCTGAGCGCCCAGATCATGCGGGTGATGCGTTCGTCGCTCCTCGACGCCCTCGGCCGCGACTACGTCAGGACCGCGCGGGCCAAGGGTCTGCCGGAGCGCGTCGTGACGCACAAGCACGCGCGCCGCAACGCCCTCATCCCCGTCATCACCCTCTCCGGCTTCGTTCTCATCGGGTTGATCAACGGCGTCGTCATCACGGAGACGATCTTCAACTACCCGGGACTCGGCCAGTGGGCGGCCTCGGCGGCGGTCAACCTCGATTACGCCTCGGTGCTCGGCTTCGCCATCTTCACGGCGATGATGGTCGTCTTGGCCAACCTGCTCGTCGACGTCCTCTACGGGGTGGTCGACCCGCGCATCAGGTACGAGTGACGTGACGGAGGCCCCAGCCACCCCCGCGGCCCTCGAGGCCCCCGACCACCAGCTCGACACCCCGGCCCGGAAGGGCAAGGCGTGGAAGCGCTTCAGGCGCAACCCGCTGGCCATAGTGGGTCTGGTGATGCTCGTCGCCTTCGTCCTGCTCGGAGCGTTCGCTCCCGTGATCACCGAGTTGCCAAGGAGCTGCCTGCGCGACCTCGGCCTCACGGCGGCCACGCAGCACGACTACCGCAACCCCGTCAAGCCGGCCTTCTGGCGCGCCATCTTGGTCCCGCCGAAGTCGTGCTTCACCATCGCCAGGGTGGGGTTCAGCAGCCAGCCCGGCAGCGCCGCCAGCACCGGCACGGTGCTCGGTACCACCAGCGGCGGCTACGACATCTTCTACGGACTCGCCTGGGGCACGCGCACCGCCTTCAAGGTGGGCCTCATCGTCGTCGGCCTGGCCTTCCTGGTGGGGGTGTTCGTCGGCTCCCTGTCCGGTTACGTGGGCGGGGTGCTCGACAACGCGGTCATGCGCTTCACGGACATCGTGATCTCGCTCCCGAGCCTCGTGGTGGCCCTCGTCGTGGTGATGGTCCTCGGCAAGTCGATCGAGAACATCATGCTGGCCATCGCCGTCACGGCGTGGCCGTCGTACGCGCGACTCATGCGCGGCGAGGTACTCCGCATCAAGGAGGAGGAGTACGTGGCCGGTGCCCGCGCCATCGGCCGGCGCCCCCTCGGCATCATCGCCCGCCACGTGCTTCCCAACGCGATCGGGCCCATCGTCATCGTCGCCAGCCTCGACATCGGCTCGGTGGTTCTCACCGCCGCCGCCCTGTCGTTCCTTGGGCTCGGCGCCGAGATCGGCTACGCCGACTGGGGACAGATGATCTCGTTCGCGCGCGACTGGATCCTTGGGCTGCCGGGCCAACCGTTCCACTTCTGGTACGTGTCGTTCTGGCCGGGTCTCATCATCCTGCTCTTCGTGCTCGCCTGGAACCTGCTCGGCGACGCCTTCCGTGACGTGCTCGACCCTCGCACCGAGTGACGTGGCGCCGCCCCAAGGGCGCCGGCGCTGGCTCACTCTGAGGCGGCGGACGCTGCCGCCGCCGCCGCCTCGCGGCCGTTGAGGTCGAGGAGGAAGGCCGTCAACTGCCAGTACTCGCGCGGCGACTGTCTCCCCGGCTCGTAGCGCGGCATCGTGTGGGAGAGGTACGCCCACAACGCGTCGGGCGAGGCGGTCGCCGCCAGCGGCGCCGGCGCCCCCGCCGTCGGCACGAGCGGCGGCGGAACGCCGATGGAGAACATGTCGTTGTCGACGAGCGGCTCGGCGAGGGACTGCACGGCGCGGTTGTTCGGCTTGTGGCAGCGCGTGCAGTGACGGTCCCCTGGAGGGAACGCCAGCCTCGCCTCGTCGATGCCGCGCCCGCTCGCGCCGTGACAGACGGCGCAGTTGAGCGCGTAGAGCCGCGCTCCGCCCGCGACGGCTTCGGCGGTGGGGGCGACGGGCGCGCTGGGCGAGTCGACTTGCGCCGCCGCCACGAGCGTCGCGGCCGCGACGACCACTAGGAGCGCCGTCAGGCCGCGAGGGGCGGTCAGGCCCGACCGCCGCGCCGCCGCGCGCGCCAAACCGACTCAGCTCTCGTTCGCGGCGTTCCCGGCGTCCCCGGCGGCACGGTCGGTGGCGGGGTCGGTGGTGGGGTCGGCGGTCTGCTCGCTGGCGTTCTCAGTGGCCACCGAACCCGCGTCACCGGCGGCGCTCGGGTCGGTCGCCGCGCCTTCCGCCGAGGAGGCGCCGGGCGCCCCAACCGTCGGCGCCGCGCCGCTGGTCGCGGCGGCAGCCGCGGGCGCGGGGGTAGTCGCGGTCGTGGTGGCCGCGGTGCTGGCTGCGCCGGCGCCGGAGGCCGGCTCGCTGCCGTGGCGGCCCTGCAGCGCCTTGACGAGGAAGTACACCAGACCGGCGACGATGGCGACCGGCACCACGAAACGGAGCAACAGCCATAGCAACCCGGCGATCGCCTTGAGGAGGAGCCCTCCGAGCGAGAGCAACCAACCGACCACCCACAACAAGCCGGTTCCGATCAGGAGAGCGACGAGGCCGAAGACGACCAGCTCCACGACTTCTTGTAGGGAGCGCTTCATGGCGGCAGTATAGCAGCCGCTTCCGGGCGGGGCCGGTACGGTTAGACTGCCCCCCGTGACCCGGGAAGGCGTCAAGCACGCTAAACGGAGCGGCTCCCGCCGGGAGGTCGTGACGGTCGAGCGGACCGTCCACGGCGGGGTCGCCCTCGCCCGCACCGGGTCGGGGGAGGTGGCGCTGGTCGCCGGCGCCCTGCCCGGCGAGACCGTCGAGGCCGAGCTGCGCCGCGAGAGGGGTGTGTGGCAGGGGCGCTCGCTCGGCGTCGTCGTCGCCAGCCCCGACCGGGTGCCGGCGCACGCCCACCCCGGCCTCGACTTCTCGTTCATGACGTACGAGCGCCAGCTGATCGAGAAGCGCGCCGTCGTGGTCGATGCGCTTGCCCGCGCGCGCGCACCCTTGCCGGCCGCGACCGACGTGGATCAGGTCGTGCCGGCGCCGGCGGACTGGGGCTACAGGAACACCGTCCAGCCAGCCGCCGCCCGCGGTGGCCTCGGCTACCGACGCCCGGCGAGCCACGAGGTCGTCGTCCTGGACGAAGATCCCACCGCCACCGCGGCCGTCAACGCCGCCTGGAGCGCGGTCACCGAGCTAGGGGGGCACCGTGGAGCCGGGGTGCGGGAAGTAGCGATCCGCGCGAACGACGCGGGCGAGGCACTCGTCGCCTTGGTCTCAGACGCGCCGGAAAGGGCGCTGCTCGATCTCGCTCACGCCCTTGTCCGGGGTGGCGTCACCGGCGTGAGCTACGCGCCGCACGACGCACGCGGCAGGTTCCGGTCGGGCGCCACGCGCCTCGCGGGCGAGCGCTTCGTCCGCCAACGGTACGGACGTGTGACCCTCACGGTGAACGCCACCTCGTTCGCGCAGCCGAACGCCCGCGCGGCCGGCGCCCTCTACGAGGAGCTGGCGCGCTGGGCAGGCGACGGTGGGACCGCTGTGGAGCTCTACGCCGGCGGGGGCGCCATCGCCTTCCACCTCGCGGAGCGCTTCGGCCGGGTGCTCGCGGTCGAGATCGACAGGGCCGCCGTCGCGCGCGGCCTCCGCGACTTGGAGCGCCTCGGCATCGGCAACGTGGAGTTCGTCAGGCAGGACGCTCGCGCCGTCGCCGTCCCGGCAGGCGCGGAGCTCGTCGTCGTCGACCCGCCGAGGGCGGGTCTGTCCGCGGACGCGCGCGCCGCGATCGCGGCCGGCCCGGCGGCGCGCCTGATCTACGTGAGTTGCGACCCCGCGACCTGGGCGCGCGACGTCGCCGACCTGGCCCGCCGGGGCCTCGTCCTCGAGCGCGCGGTGCCCTACGACTTCTACCCGCAGACGCACCACGTGGAGCTCCTATCCCTCCTGACACGCGCCTGAACTCCGGCGGGGCTACACTCGACGGCATGCTCGCCAAACGGATCATCCCCTGCCTCGACGTACACGCCGGACGAGTCACCCGCGGTCAGCAGTTCGGGCGCGCGGAGCTCGGTGAGCTGGCCGACGTGGGCGACCCCGTCGCCCTGGCATTGCACTACAACGCCGAGGGCGCCGATGAGCTCGTGCTGTACGACATCACGGCCACAAGCGAGGGCAGGGGGAACATCCTCGACGTCGCCGCCAGGGTCGCCGAACGCTGCTTCATGCCCCTCACCATCGGCGGCGGCGTGCGGGAACTGGCCGACGTGCGCGCCCTGACGCTGGCCGGCGCCGACAAGGTCTCCGTCAACTCCGCTGCCGTCGCGGACCCGGAGCTCGTGCGCCGCGCCGCCGACGCCTTCGGGTCGCAGGCGATCGTCCTGTCCATCGACGTCAAGCGTGGGGCCGGCGGAGGCTGGGAGGTGTACGTCGCCGGTGGGCGGCGCGCGACCGGGCTGGAGATGACCGCCTGGGCGGAGCGCGGCCAGGCGCTCGGCGCCGGCGAGATCGTGCTGAACAGCATCGACGGTGACGGCATGGGCTCCGGCTACGACCTCGCGGCGCTCAGGGCGCTCAGGGCCGCGGTCGACGTTCCGATCGTCGCCTCGGGCGGGGCGGGTAGCGCCGAGGACATGCGCGACGCCCTGCTGACGGGGGTGGACGCGGCCCTGGCGGCGGGCATATTCCACCGTGGCGAGGTGAGTATAGGCGCCGTCAAGCGCGTCTGCCGCGAGGCGGGGCTACCGGTGCGCGAGGTGGCGGCGTGACCGAGCTGACCTTCGGCGCCGACGGGCTGGTGCCCGTCGTGACCCAGTCCGTCACCGACCAGGCGGTCCTGATGCTGGCCTACGCGGACCGGGCGGCCCTCGAGCTCACCCTGCTGACGGGCGAGGCGCACTACTTCAGCCGCTCGCGGCGCGAGTTGTGGCGCAAGGGCGCCACCAGCGGGAACACGCAACGCGTGGTCGAGGTGCGGTACGACTGCGACGGCGACGCCCTGCTCTACCTGGTCGACGAGAGCGGGCCGGCGTGCCACACCGGGGCGCGCAGCTGCTTCTTCGGGACCCTGCCCGGGCCCGGCCTGGCGCCCGCGGCGGGCGCGGCCGGCGCCGAGCTGGGCGCGGCCCTGGCCGAGCTGCAGGGCGTCGTCGCGGACCGCTTGACGCGCCTGCCGGAGGGCTCCTACGTCCGCCGGCTGCACGAACGGGGAGTGGGGTACGTGGCGCAGAAGGTGGTCGAGGAGGCGGGCGAGGTCGTCGTCGCCGCGCTCCAGGAGCGGGACGACGAGCTCGTCGGGGAGGCCGCGGACCTGCTGTTCCACCTGAGCGTGCTGTTCGCCGAGCGCGGCGTCGGGCTCGAGCGGGTCGCCGCCAAGTTGACGGAGCGGCGGCGCGGCTAGGACCGGCCGAGCCGCGCGACGGCGCCGTAGCGCCGGCCGGAGCTAAGCGGTCGGTCGGTGGCGTAGGCTACCGCGAGGGGCGGCGCCGGCGCCGCCCGCGGTGCGCGATGCCCAGACCCAGACGCCTGCTCCGACTCCCACTCCTCGCCGCCATCGCCGTGCTCGTGGCCGCCGCCTGCGCGCCGGCGGCGGGGGGCGACGAGTTGGCGCGAGCCGGGGCCGCGAGGTCCACGAGCGCCGGGTCGCCGCTGGACGGCATCGGGTACTTCGGCGTCGAGGCGGCCACCCCCACGAGGCCGCGGCCGGCAGACGCGCCCGACCTGGTGATCATCGCCTTCTCGGGGCACTGCGGGCTGGTGTGCGACACGCGCAGCACCTGGTCCTACCTCGACCGCTCCACCGACAGCACGGGCGGCGTGGCGGTCCTCGACGGCATCAAGCGGGCGTACGAGCGGCTCGGTTTCGGCCGCATCGAGGTCTTCGGCGTATCGTCTTTCGTGACCAGCCATTACAGCTCCATCAGCGGGAAGATCGAGGCGGGCTACCTCCAGGCGCAGGCGTACCTCGACGAGGTGCGGGCGAACTGGATCGACGGCGTGGCCGACCCGACGCGCGTGGTGCTGGTGGGCCACTCGCACGGTACCGTCTGGGCGTCGCTCTTGGCCATGAACAACCTCGACGTGACCTTCGACTCCTTCGTCGCGCTCGACGCCATCTGCTGGATGTGGTGGAACAAGCACAAGGGTTACGTCAAGGAGACGTTCGTCGACGGTCCGTGGACCATCCCGTTCCCTCTCGACCAGGGCGACCCGTGCGGCACCCTGGCCGTGCCGGGGCAGGCCGGGCGCATGAACATCAACGATGTCGTGCCGGCCAACGTCATCTACGGCCTCGAGGTGCGCACCAGCTTCCGCCTGCTGTCGCTCGATCCGAACGTGCTCGCCGACGACGACGTGAACGTTCGTATCAACGGTACCCGTTCGAACATCTGGGGGATCACGGCCACCGAGTCGCACTCCGACCTCGGCCGGCACTACAACCGGTCGATCAGCTGGGTCGCCGCCATGCTCGAGGCGCTCGGAGCGCCGGACCACGGCGCGTACCCCATGGCGTCGTTCGTGTTGCCCGCGCCACCGGCGGGCTTCGAGTACCGCGGCGGCGAGCTCACCCCGACCTCCCCCTGAACCGCGGGGCCGCCGTTACACCGGCACGTGCGTACAACGCCGCACGCCGGCGCCGGGCGGCGCCATAGTGTGGCATGGCGAAGTCCAGCAGCGGCACCCCCTCCACAGGCGACCGTGCGGAAGCGGCCGCCCGACAGGACACCCTCGACCAGGCGGGGCCCGCGCGTCCCGTCAGGGCCGGCGGCCTGGAGGCCGCCCTCGTGCTCGACATGGTGAGGGTGACGGAGCAGGCGGCCATAGCCGCCAGCCGCGTGGCGGGCAAGGGAGACCCGGACCTGGTCGACCAGGCGGGCGTCGACGCCATGAGGTTGGTGCTGAACGAACTGCCCATCGCCGGCGAGATCGTGATAGGCGAGGGGGAGCGGGACGAGGCGCCGATGCTCTACATCGGCGAGCGCGTCGGCCAGGCCGGCGACGACGACTGGCAGGTCGACATCGCCGTCGACCCCGTCGAGGGCACGAACATCACGGCCCGCATGGTGAACGGCTCGGTGGCCGTCATCGCCATGTCGGAGCGCGGCGGCCTCTTCCAGGCGCCCGACACCTACATGGAGAAGCTGATCGTCGGGCCGCCCGCCAAGGGGCGCGTCGACCTCACCTGGCCGGTGGCCGCCAACCTGCGCGGCGTGGCCCTGTCGCTCGACCGCGCCGTCGACGACCTGACGGTCGTGATACTCGACCGACCGCGGCACGAGCAGCTCATCCGGGAGGTGCGCGACGCGGGCGCGCGCGTGAAGCTGATCGGCGACGGCGACGTCATCGCCGCGCTGGCCGCCGCCGTGCGCGGCACGAACGTGCACGCCGTCATGGGGATCGGCGGCGCGCCGGAGGGGGTGCTGGCGGCGGCGGCCCTCAAGTGCCTGGGGGGCGAGATCCACGGCCGCTTCAAGCCGCGCAACGACGACGAACGGCGCCGCCTCGAGGCTGCCGGCGCCAGCGAGGACCGCGTCTACCGCACCGAGGAGCTGGCTCCTGGCCAGAACATCGTCTTCAGCGCCACCGGCATCACCGACGGCGACCTCCTGCGGGGCGTGAAGTTCTTCAAGAACGGGGCCCGCACGCACAGCATCACCATGGGCTACCGCTCGCGCGCGATCCGCTTCACGGACTCTGTCCACCTGCTCGGCGACGGGGCGCGCGTGACCATCCAGGTGTGAGGGTCGGCGGCGCCGGGCATGCCAGTGGTGCCGGACGGGCCGGCGGGGGCGGGGTGGCCGCTACTCTTCGACGTCGCGCCTGGTCGTGTCGGTGAGGACCGCGGCGCCCTCCGGCGAGGCGGCCCATTCCCTGAAGGCGGCGAGGGCGCGGCCGCGGTGGCTTACCCGCCGCTTCTGCGCGATGCCCGCCTCGGCGAAGCTCAGGCCGAGTTCGTTGCTGCCGAAGATGGGGTCGTAGCCGAAACCACCGGCGCCCCGCGGTCCCTGCAGGATGCGCCCCTCGCTTACGCCGCGGAACGCCTCCACCGCGCCCGCCGGCGTGGCGAGCACGATGACGCACACGAACCTGGCCGTCCTGGCCGGGTCGGGCACGTGCCTGAGGCGCTGCAGCAGGTGCGCCATGCGCTCGCCGTCGGTCAGGCCGGGCCCGCCGAAGCGGGCCGTGTACACGCCGGGGGCGCCGCCCAAGGCGTCGACCTCGAGCCCCGAGTCGTCGGCCAGGGCAGGGAGACCGCTGGCGGCCGCCACGTGGCCGGCCTTGATGAGGGCGTTCTCCTCGTAGCTGGCACCCGTCTCGTCCGGGAAGGCGCCGACCCCCGCCTCCGCGGCCGTCACGAGCTCGAAGGCCGTGCCCAGCGCCTCCTGGAACTCGCGGACCTTGCCGGCGTTGAGGGTGGCCACCGCCAGGCGCGTCACCGCAACTGGCCCCGCACGCTCGTCAACAGCCGCTCCACCGCCGCCACCCCGGCGGCCACGAGCGCCACGTAACGTTCGGCGGCCACGGGCCCCTCCTCGCTGCCGCCCTGGACCTCGAGGACCTTGCCGTCCGCCGTGGCCACCACGTTGAGGTCGAGCTCGGCGGCGGCGTCCTCGCGGTGGTCGAGGTCGATGCGGGTCTCGCCGTCGACCACGCCGACGCTCACCGCGGCGATCTCGTGCCGCAGCGGCCACTCCGCCAGTTCGCCCGCGAACACGAGCCGGTCGGCCGCCTGGTGCAGCGCGGCGTAACTCGCGAGGATGGCCGCGCAGCGCGTGCCGCCGTCGGCCACGAGCACGTCCGCGTCGAGGGTGATGGTCTTGCCCCTGAACAGCGCGAGGTCGACCGTGCTGCGTAGCGCCCTGCCCATGAGCCGCTGGATCTCCTGGGTGCGGCCGGAGGCGTACAGCCGCTCGCGCGCCACGCGCTCCTTCGTGCTGCGCGGCAACAGGGCGTACTCCGCCGTGAGCCACCCGCCCTTGTGCGGCGCCCCGCGCATGTGGGGCGGCAGCTTGGCCTCGATCGTCACCGTCGCCAACACCACCGTCCGCCCCCAAGTAACGAGCGCGGAGCCCTCCGCGTGTGGGTTGTACCCGAGCTCCACCGTCACGGGCCGCAGCTCGGCCGCGCCCCTACCGACCCGTTCCACGGGGCTCACGACCCGACCCGCCGACCGCCGCGCTGCGGCGCCCGCGCCGTCACGGCCGCAGCTCCCGGCGGCGCGCCAGGCGCGCCACGTCGAGGTGCTCGGCGACCACGCCCGTCACCCCCAGAACGCGCGCGCTATGCGCGAACGTGGTCACGTCGCCCGTCACGAGGTAGGCGGCGCCACCGGTTCGGCCGCGGGGCGCGGCGAGTCCCATGGCGGCCAGGTCGCGGGCCACCACGGCCGCCACCTCGGCGGCGGAGTCGATCAACGGGAGCTCGTCCCCGAGCACGCTTCGCAGCACGCCCTTGAGGGCAGGGTAGTGCGTGCAGCCGAGGATGAGCGCGTCGAGCTCCGGGCGGTCGGCCAGGTAGTGGCGCGCGACGAGGCGGGCGATCTCCGTGCCTTCCCCGACCGCCAGGCCCTCCTCGACCAGGGGCACGAACAGGGGGCACGCCCGCCCCCACGTGGCGCGCCCCGCGGCCTCCAGCCGGTCCTGGTAGACCCTGGCGCCGACCGTGCCGACGGTGCCAAGCACCCCCACCCGTCCGCCGGGGGAGGCGCGCAGCGCCGCCTCGACGCCGGGTTCGACGACGCCCCAGAGGGGCACGGTGGCGGTGGAGGCCAACCCGGGCAGGGCGGCGGCGGAGGCCGTGTTGCAGGCCACCACGATCCCCTTGACGCCGCGATCCACCAGCTCCGCCACGATCTCCGCGGCGAAGCCGCGCACCATGCCGAGCGGCTTGGAACCGTAGGGCACGCGGGCGGTGTCGCCAAGGTAGATGAACGTCTCGTCGGGCAGGGCGGCGCGCAGCGCTGTCAACACCGTCAGGCCGCCGACCCCCGAGTCGAACACTCCGAGGGGGGCGAGGTCGCGGCGCGGCACGCGCAGAGCTTACCACCGCCCAGGTCGTGCCCCTGACGTGGCGGGGCCCCCGTGCGACCGGGGGCCCCGTGATGCGGACGTGGCGGAGAGGGAGAGATTCGAACTCTCGGTGCAGGTTGCCCCACACACACGCTTTCCAGGCGTGCTCCTTAAACCACTCGGACACCTCTCCGCGAGCGGGCGCCGAGCCGCGGCGCCAGTGGCGACAGGGCAACACGGAGTGTAACAGTCGACCCGTGGGCGGTCAACGAACCGAGCGGTCGTGGCGAGGCCGGTGCTGCTGGCCGAGGGGCGGGGCCGCGCCTGGTTCATGCGACACAAGCCCCCGCGTCGGTCACTGGATAGACTCGGGGCCAAGCGCAGGACCATCACGGAGGCGAGATGCTGAAAGACAGGATATTTCTGCTGAACACCCCGGAGGCCGTCGAGGCGTTCGTGGACCGCTACCCCACCAGCGTCATCTACAAGGCCGGCACGTGCCACAAGACGATGCAGGGCTTCGGCTTCGTGCAGGAGCAGCTCGAGGGTCGCGAGGACCTCATGTGCGGCGTGATCCGCGTGGTGGAGGCGCGGGCGGCGAGCAACCTCGTGGCCGAGCGCACCGGCGTCGTCCACGAGTCGCCGCAGGTGATCCTCTTCCAGGACGGCGCGCCCGTGTTCGACGTCGACAACTGGGACATCACGCCGGAGGCGCTCGCCGCGGGCTTCGCCAAGGTCCCGGTGGGCGAGCCTGTCGCGGCGCCGACCGCCACCGCCGGCTCGGACCTCGGACCCTACTTCGACGTCCTGGAGAAGTACCTGGCCGGGAGCATCGACGACGCGCAGTTCGAGCACACCTACACCTACATGTTCCGGGGCGACGCCACGCTGCGTCCCGGCGACGAGGTCGAGATCCTCAACTCCATCTTCGGCGACGTCGACCAGCACATCAACATGCACCTGATGATGGCGGGTAAGGCCGACAACTCCCAGCTGCGCCTGCGGGCGCAGACGGCCTACGACCGCCTGCGGGAGCTCGTGAGCGCGCGCGCCTGAGGTCGCTTGGCCGCGATCGCGGCCGTTGACGGGTCGCCGCCCGCGGGGATCCCGCCGGCGGCGACCTTGCGCTAACCCGGACCCGCGGGCGCCGGGAGCCGCCTAGTCGCGGCGGCGCTCGGCGTCGAGGAAGCGGTCGAAGGCGTCGGGCTCGGCCTTGCGCGGCGTCACCGTCGCCCGGGCGGGCGTAGGTGCCGGCGCGTCGGGACCGGCGTGTCCGGCTGCCCTCTGGCCCGGGTCCCGGTCGCCGCCCTCGTCCGTGTCCACCACGCGCGGCCGTCGCGCCCCGGTGCCGGAGCGGTCGGCACGGGGTGCGGCCTCGGCGGCGTCCGGCTGGGGGCGGAGCCACGGCAGGTCGGCGGCGCGTCGCGGCGTGACTCGACCGCGCTCGTGAACGCCCGGTTGGGGGGTGGCGCCCGCGACCGCTCGTCCGGTCGTGCCCGCGGTGGCGCCGACAGCCTCGCCCGATCCGCTGCCCGCTCTAGCGCCGGCACCCGCGTGGCCGGCGCCGGCGCGGTCCGCGGCGAGCGCCTGCCGGCGCCGCGTGCCCATGGTGAGGGCCGCCCACACCGTCAACGACAGGGCGAGCACGATGAAGAAGAGCAGCAGGACCAGGACGGC harbors:
- a CDS encoding ABC transporter permease, with protein sequence MLTFITRRLLMLPVVFVGVTLAIVLLMQLLSPYQRAAAYVQSEQQIRNIDAIIKEFGLEDPWYQQYSRWVGQVFKGNLGYSRTSREPVLTTLKKRFPVTLELALLAIAPVLGVGISMGTAAALNRDKAVDQITRVVSIVGWSLPTFVLGIWLLVIFYGWLGWFQPGRVSTATAVSLAGTSSGFASYTGMLLIDSILNWRWNVFWDALRHMVLPVVTLAVVLSAQIMRVMRSSLLDALGRDYVRTARAKGLPERVVTHKHARRNALIPVITLSGFVLIGLINGVVITETIFNYPGLGQWAASAAVNLDYASVLGFAIFTAMMVVLANLLVDVLYGVVDPRIRYE
- a CDS encoding alpha/beta fold hydrolase, which codes for MPRPRRLLRLPLLAAIAVLVAAACAPAAGGDELARAGAARSTSAGSPLDGIGYFGVEAATPTRPRPADAPDLVIIAFSGHCGLVCDTRSTWSYLDRSTDSTGGVAVLDGIKRAYERLGFGRIEVFGVSSFVTSHYSSISGKIEAGYLQAQAYLDEVRANWIDGVADPTRVVLVGHSHGTVWASLLAMNNLDVTFDSFVALDAICWMWWNKHKGYVKETFVDGPWTIPFPLDQGDPCGTLAVPGQAGRMNINDVVPANVIYGLEVRTSFRLLSLDPNVLADDDVNVRINGTRSNIWGITATESHSDLGRHYNRSISWVAAMLEALGAPDHGAYPMASFVLPAPPAGFEYRGGELTPTSP
- a CDS encoding DUF2847 family protein is translated as MLKDRIFLLNTPEAVEAFVDRYPTSVIYKAGTCHKTMQGFGFVQEQLEGREDLMCGVIRVVEARAASNLVAERTGVVHESPQVILFQDGAPVFDVDNWDITPEALAAGFAKVPVGEPVAAPTATAGSDLGPYFDVLEKYLAGSIDDAQFEHTYTYMFRGDATLRPGDEVEILNSIFGDVDQHINMHLMMAGKADNSQLRLRAQTAYDRLRELVSARA
- the murI gene encoding glutamate racemase, with the translated sequence MRVPRRDLAPLGVFDSGVGGLTVLTALRAALPDETFIYLGDTARVPYGSKPLGMVRGFAAEIVAELVDRGVKGIVVACNTASAAALPGLASTATVPLWGVVEPGVEAALRASPGGRVGVLGTVGTVGARVYQDRLEAAGRATWGRACPLFVPLVEEGLAVGEGTEIARLVARHYLADRPELDALILGCTHYPALKGVLRSVLGDELPLIDSAAEVAAVVARDLAAMGLAAPRGRTGGAAYLVTGDVTTFAHSARVLGVTGVVAEHLDVARLARRRELRP
- a CDS encoding bifunctional phosphoribosyl-AMP cyclohydrolase/phosphoribosyl-ATP diphosphatase HisIE translates to MTELTFGADGLVPVVTQSVTDQAVLMLAYADRAALELTLLTGEAHYFSRSRRELWRKGATSGNTQRVVEVRYDCDGDALLYLVDESGPACHTGARSCFFGTLPGPGLAPAAGAAGAELGAALAELQGVVADRLTRLPEGSYVRRLHERGVGYVAQKVVEEAGEVVVAALQERDDELVGEAADLLFHLSVLFAERGVGLERVAAKLTERRRG
- the rph gene encoding ribonuclease PH, translated to MSPVERVGRGAAELRPVTVELGYNPHAEGSALVTWGRTVVLATVTIEAKLPPHMRGAPHKGGWLTAEYALLPRSTKERVARERLYASGRTQEIQRLMGRALRSTVDLALFRGKTITLDADVLVADGGTRCAAILASYAALHQAADRLVFAGELAEWPLRHEIAAVSVGVVDGETRIDLDHREDAAAELDLNVVATADGKVLEVQGGSEEGPVAAERYVALVAAGVAAVERLLTSVRGQLR
- the hisF gene encoding imidazole glycerol phosphate synthase subunit HisF, which codes for MLAKRIIPCLDVHAGRVTRGQQFGRAELGELADVGDPVALALHYNAEGADELVLYDITATSEGRGNILDVAARVAERCFMPLTIGGGVRELADVRALTLAGADKVSVNSAAVADPELVRRAADAFGSQAIVLSIDVKRGAGGGWEVYVAGGRRATGLEMTAWAERGQALGAGEIVLNSIDGDGMGSGYDLAALRALRAAVDVPIVASGGAGSAEDMRDALLTGVDAALAAGIFHRGEVSIGAVKRVCREAGLPVREVAA
- the rdgB gene encoding RdgB/HAM1 family non-canonical purine NTP pyrophosphatase, which encodes MTRLAVATLNAGKVREFQEALGTAFELVTAAEAGVGAFPDETGASYEENALIKAGHVAAASGLPALADDSGLEVDALGGAPGVYTARFGGPGLTDGERMAHLLQRLRHVPDPARTARFVCVIVLATPAGAVEAFRGVSEGRILQGPRGAGGFGYDPIFGSNELGLSFAEAGIAQKRRVSHRGRALAAFREWAASPEGAAVLTDTTRRDVEE
- a CDS encoding class I SAM-dependent RNA methyltransferase gives rise to the protein MTREGVKHAKRSGSRREVVTVERTVHGGVALARTGSGEVALVAGALPGETVEAELRRERGVWQGRSLGVVVASPDRVPAHAHPGLDFSFMTYERQLIEKRAVVVDALARARAPLPAATDVDQVVPAPADWGYRNTVQPAAARGGLGYRRPASHEVVVLDEDPTATAAVNAAWSAVTELGGHRGAGVREVAIRANDAGEALVALVSDAPERALLDLAHALVRGGVTGVSYAPHDARGRFRSGATRLAGERFVRQRYGRVTLTVNATSFAQPNARAAGALYEELARWAGDGGTAVELYAGGGAIAFHLAERFGRVLAVEIDRAAVARGLRDLERLGIGNVEFVRQDARAVAVPAGAELVVVDPPRAGLSADARAAIAAGPAARLIYVSCDPATWARDVADLARRGLVLERAVPYDFYPQTHHVELLSLLTRA
- the glpX gene encoding class II fructose-bisphosphatase; this translates as MAKSSSGTPSTGDRAEAAARQDTLDQAGPARPVRAGGLEAALVLDMVRVTEQAAIAASRVAGKGDPDLVDQAGVDAMRLVLNELPIAGEIVIGEGERDEAPMLYIGERVGQAGDDDWQVDIAVDPVEGTNITARMVNGSVAVIAMSERGGLFQAPDTYMEKLIVGPPAKGRVDLTWPVAANLRGVALSLDRAVDDLTVVILDRPRHEQLIREVRDAGARVKLIGDGDVIAALAAAVRGTNVHAVMGIGGAPEGVLAAAALKCLGGEIHGRFKPRNDDERRRLEAAGASEDRVYRTEELAPGQNIVFSATGITDGDLLRGVKFFKNGARTHSITMGYRSRAIRFTDSVHLLGDGARVTIQV